From one Rhopalosiphum padi isolate XX-2018 chromosome 2, ASM2088224v1, whole genome shotgun sequence genomic stretch:
- the LOC132921227 gene encoding breast cancer type 2 susceptibility protein-like — MEKQKKSDEIKQNLKAKSPTIKSALQDCSIQDISNPRGLNPIKKENHGMEVLKVSTPINHQSKALKKLNLLSNLQSTPNTRNFNKPEMDSRLIMNLSPIMSTSTLKQNLYNHKDIYQHKSHADIDFSLNPLKYQNSSNLCKSHELNKWKKNKTLIEPTHKSNINDSTILPEIARQTNEDNINEKAKRCLFEKDTNSMSNLDTDQDSLNISLDILEQVCQMSEIIDDSLTEDVKISVDTDKKNKKLAFFLYGNSTSKLDDTEEENKLLQLALNMEDNVLTESRSKNKLCFEGEFTSLNQLKNKETNLSKNGSEQSKSNKFNTYICDSKCNFLDTEDINDIGNTQMCEIADMTEPLESFDDQWSQQYTSNVSNLSNKVKENNFQKDVDAVISTSIDLIDHKVNIKKKKLLDNTNERLKIFPSIVREELNEFPILTKDNTTGNDNICKGFSTAGGKSIKISDTALQKVQTMLKDELNESSTVIKDVANTKTNTCKGFSTAGGKSIKISDSALQKVQTMLKDELNESSTVIKDVANTKTNTCKGFSTAGGKSIKISDSALQKVQTMLKDELNESSTVIKDVANTKTNTCKGFSTTGGKSIKISDSALQKVQTMLKDELNESSTVIKDVANTKTNTCKGFSTAGGKSIKISDSALQKVQTMLKDELNESSTVIKDVANTKTNTCKGFSTAGGKSIKISDTALQKVQTMLKDELNESSTVIKDVANTKTNTCKGFSTAGGKSIKISDSALQKVQTMLKDELNESSTVIKDVANTKTNTCKGFSTAGGKSIKISDSALQKVQTMLKDELNESSTVIKDVANTKTNTCKGFSTAGGKSIKISDSALQKVQTMLKDELNESSTVIKDVANTKTNTCKGFSTAGGKSIKISDTALQKVQTMLKDEINESVTQNNIIINSSMSKGFSTASGKYIKVSDEALTKVQTILKDECLLSVTNDKTNTNSNIYKQLLNAEDKSIRELDKSLQKHQVTFKDDTQLFDTSLKTIAISSDYNNSNKVLKSTNNSKTKSNCCEIFKHEEESTFEDDLSLINTVEKFERDQIVCKPILRNKRPGSPINKYEIGYKVKKTVRNEQWEIDELNNSFSDYLSKKLNGPKVSLPEVVDWVLPKIFTTKKFPENGIAKELIRMNIDNAINLKLYWEKNYKLSDGHKNKMYNFQDIKYFFLSHNFVDDKLVPNGWIENHFRFIVWKLAATEICFPGHFGNKLLTAKNIIHQLLYRYYREIEKCQRSALKKILEKDETTSKRIVLCVSKVNKTNLAETYNIELTDGWYSVQGLIDHEMNMLLHKGIVKVGTKLIIYNAELIGAGEGIDPLDVNNDVKLKISTNSTRRVRWHVKLGFYKNSTVPIPIRLESVLPHGGIIGSLSLVILRKYPKMFLEKKTNSKSIFRNEKMEIIEAEKYKAHQQKSLEIISNKIKTELIAEIASKTSISRKYISSMKKENLDKLSIDELNNILENSTDPLEIQSLLSYEKLEALKDFKKSEQERFYNELQNRVNRVFNEQFKDARKVIPMIKLRVVDKKYVSTGFKAALLTIWSPSEDVTDILNKSTEGQCCTFHHISTNGFMNGELQLSANKNTRFDFQGYNNEYAKRDVVNFKSILSGTFLPLFGELDFVGIVVSIANKNNAYNEIYVSDKEMNIISILFRGNIKEYGYDDMMYPGSIISGVNIQFKGFNNLSSIPKLYNTEQSLFTTNPKTDYILKKFDEYKMFMKKPENQDFLVCCQTKLNEICNGHGETTTINNEQCLNKSKNALHRSYGELPVTVVRTSNTSQSEFSPAQKRIKMLNSYGKTPPLNIVHTKPPDKKLMGQFKTPTRL, encoded by the exons atggaaaagcaaaaaaaaagtgatgaaattaaacaaaatttaaaagctaAAAGTCCTACAATTAAATCAGCTTTACAGGATTGTAGTATACAAGATATTTCTAATCCTCGTGGCTTAAATCCAATAAAAAAG GAAAATCATGGCATGGAAGTATTAAAAGTATCAACTCCAATTAATCACCAATCaaaagcattaaaaaaattgaatttattaagtaatttacaatCAACACCAAATACTCGGAATTTTAACAAACCAGAAATGGATTCAAGATTAATTatgaa ccTCAGTCCAATTATGTCTACATCaactttaaaacaaaacttATATAATCACAAAGATATTTATCAACATAAATCACATGCAGACATTGATTTTTCAtta AATCCATTGAAATACCAGAATTCATCAAATCTTTGTAAAAGCCATGAATTAaacaaatggaaaaaaaacaaaactttgaTTGAACCAACTcataaaagcaatattaatgaTTCAACAATTTTACCTGAAATTGCAAGACAAACAAACgaagataatattaatgaaaaagctAAAAGGTGCTTATTTGAAAAAGATACAAATAGTATGTCTAATTTGGATACAGATCAAGATTCACTTAATATTTCTTTAGATATATTAGAACAAGTGTGTCAAATGTCAGAAATTATAGATGATAGTTTAACTGAGGATGTAAAAATAAGTGTTGATActgataaaaagaataaaaaattagcaTTTTTTCTTTATGGCAATAGCACATCTAAACTTGATGATACGGAggaagaaaacaaattattacaattggCATTAAATATGGAAGATAATGTATTGACTGAATCTAGATCAAAGAATAAATTATGCTTTGAAGGAGAATTTACCTCtctaaatcaattaaaaaataaagaaactaaCTTATCTAAAAATGGAAGTGAACAATCTAAAAGTAATAAGTTTAACACATATATATGTGATTCCAAGTGTAACTTTTTAGATACTgaagatattaatgatattggAAATACACAGATGTGTGAAATAGCTGATATGACAGAACCATTAGAATCATTTGATGACCAGTGGTCACAACAGTATACTAGTAATGTATCTAATTTAAGCAATaaagtaaaagaaaataattttcaaaaagatGTTGATGCAGTAATAAGTACATCAATAGATTTAATTGatcataaagtaaatataaaaaaaaaaaaattattagataatacaaATGAAAGGCTAAAAATATTTCCATCAATCGTTAGAGAAGAACTTAATGAATTTCCAATTCTGACTAAGGACAATACCACAggaaatgataatatatgtaaagGTTTTTCAACTGCTGGaggtaaatctattaaaatatcagACACAGCCTTACAAAAAGTTCAAACCATGTTAAAAGATGAATTAAATGAATCATCAACAGTTATTAAAGATGTAGCCAATACAAAAACTAATACCTGTAAAGGTTTCTCAACTGCTGGaggtaaatctattaaaatatcagACTCAGCCTTACAAAAAGTTCAAACCATGTTAAAAGATGAATTAAATGAATCATCAACAGTTATTAAAGATGTAGCCAATACAAAAACTAATACCTGTAAAGGTTTCTCAACTGCTGGaggtaaatctattaaaatatcagACTCAGCCTTACAAAAAGTTCAAACCATGTTAAAAGATGAATTAAATGAATCATCAACAGTTATTAAAGATGTAGCCAATACAAAAACTAATACCTGTAAAGGTTTCTCAACTACTGGaggtaaatctattaaaatatcagACTCAGCCTTACAAAAAGTTCAAACCATGTTAAAAGATGAATTAAATGAATCATCAACAGTTATTAAAGATGTAGCCAATACAAAAACTAATACCTGTAAAGGTTTCTCAACTGCTGGaggtaaatctattaaaatatcagACTCAGCCTTACAAAAAGTTCAAACCATGTTAAAAGATGAATTAAATGAATCATCAACAGTTATTAAAGATGTAGCCAATACAAAAACTAATACCTGTAAAGGTTTCTCAACTGCTGGaggtaaatctattaaaatatcagACACAGCCTTACAAAAAGTTCAAACCATGTTAAAAGATGAATTAAATGAATCATCAACAGTTATTAAAGATGTAGCCAATACAAAAACTAATACCTGTAAAGGTTTCTCAACTGCTGGaggtaaatctattaaaatatcagACTCAGCCTTACAAAAAGTTCAAACCATGTTAAAAGATGAATTAAATGAATCATCAACAGTTATTAAAGATGTAGCCAATACAAAAACTAATACCTGTAAAGGTTTCTCAACTGCTGGaggtaaatctattaaaatatcagACTCAGCCTTACAAAAAGTTCAAACCATGTTAAAAGATGAATTAAATGAATCATCAACAGTTATTAAAGATGTAGCCAATACAAAAACTAATACCTGTAAAGGTTTCTCAACTGCTGGaggtaaatctattaaaatatcagACTCAGCCTTACAAAAAGTTCAAACTATGTTAAAAGATGAATTAAATGAATCATCAACAGTTATTAAAGATGTAGCCAATACAAAAACTAATACCTGTAAAGGTTTCTCAACTGCTGGaggtaaatctattaaaatatcagACACAGCCTTACAAAAAGTTCAAACCATGTTAAAAGATGAAATAAATGAATCTGTAACtcagaacaatattattataaattctagtATGTCTAAAGGTTTTTCTACTGCTAgtggtaaatatattaaagtatcagACGAGGCCTTAACAAAAGTTCAAACAATATTGAAAGATGAATGTTTATTATCAGTTACAAATGATAAGACTAATACAAACTCtaacatttataaacaattattgaatgCTGAAGATAAATCTATTAGAGAATTAGACAAATCATTACAAAAACATCAAGTAACATTTAAAGATGATACACAATTATTTGATACTTCACTAAAAACAATAGCCATTTcaagtgattataataattctaacaAAGTCTTAAAATCAACTAACAATTCAAAAACTAAATCAAACTGTTGTGAAATTTTTAAACACGAAGAAGAAAGTACATTTGAAGATGATTTGTCTTTAATTAACACAGTTGAAAAGTTTGAAAGAGATCAAATTGTTTGTAAACCAATACTAAGAAATAAACGTCCAGGAAgtcctataaataaatatgaaattggtTATAAGGTTAAAAAAACCGTACGTAATGAACAATGGGAAAtcgatgaattaaataattcatttagtGATTacttatcaaaaaaattgaatggaCCCAAAGTATCATTACCAGAAGTTGTTGATTGGGtcttaccaaaaatatttactactaaaaag tttCCTGAAAATGGTATAGCAAAAGAACTAATCAGAATGAATATTGATAATGCTATAAATTTGAAGTTATATTGGGAaaa aaattataaattatctgatggccataaaaataaaatgtacaattttcaagatataaaatacttttttttatcgcaTAATTTTGTTGATGACAAACTCGTTCCTAATGGATGGATTGAAAACCATTTTCGTTTTATAGTCTGGAAATTAGCTGCTACTGAAATTTGTTTTCCTGGTCATTTTGGAAAcaa gtTATTAACtgcaaaaaacataatacaccaactattatatagatattatagggAAATAGAAAAATGTCAAAGATCTGCATTAAAAAAGATATTAGAAAAAGATGAGACTACATCAAAAAGGATAGTTTTATGTgtttcaaaagttaataaa acaaatttaGCTGAAACTTATAATATTGAGCTAACTGATGGCTGGTATAGTGTTCAAGGACTTATTGATCATGAGATGAATATGCTTTTACATAAAGGTATTGTAAAAGTTGGtactaaacttataatatacaatgcagAACTTATTGGTGCTGGAGAAGGAATTGATCCATtagat GTTAACAATGATGTAAAACTTAAGATATCGACAAACAGTACACGAAGAGTACGCTGGCATGTCAAGTTAGGATTCTATAAAAATTCTACAGTACCCATACCTATTAGATTGGAATCAGTTCTACCACACGGTGGAATAATTGGATCTCTTTCACTTGTAATACTGAGAAAGTACCCAAAAATGTTTCTTGAAaagaaaacaaattcaaaatctA tttttaggaATGAGAAAATGGAAATTATTGAAGCAGAAAAATATAAAGCACACCAACAAAAGTCATtagaaataatttcaaataagatAAAAACTGAGTTAATTGCCGAAATAGCCTCTAAAACTAGTATTTCAAGAAAATACATTTCAAGtatgaaaaaagaaaatttagataaattaagtatagatgaattgaacaatattttagaaaattccaCTGATCCTTTGGAAATCCAA tcattGCTCAGTTATGAAAAATTGGAAGCTCTTAAAGACTTTAAAAAATCAGAGCAAGAAAGATTCTATAATGAACTTCAAAATAGGGTCAATAGAGTatttaatgaacaatttaaagATGCTCGCAAAGTCATACCTATGATAAAG ttacgcgttgttgataaaaaatatgtttctacTGGCTTTAAAGCAGCTTTACTTACAATTTGGAGTCCGTCAGAGGATGTCACTGATATCTTGAACAAATCTACTGAAGGTCAATGTTGTACATTCCACCATATTTCTACTAATGGATTTAT GAATGGTGAACTACAATTATCAGCCAACAAAAATACTCGTTTTGATTTTCAAgggtataataatgaatatgcaAAACGTGATGTTGTaaactttaaaagtattttgtcTGGTACATTTTTACCACTATTTGGTGAATTAGATTTTGTTGGTATTGTAGTATCAATTGCTAATAAAAACAATGCTTATAATGAAATCTACGTATCAGACAAAGAAATGAATATAATCAGTATTTTGTTCCGAGGCAATATTAAG gaatATGGTTATGATGACATGATGTATCCAGGCAGTATAATATCAGGagttaatattcaatttaaaggaTTCAATAATTTATCTTCTATACCTAAGTTATATAATACAGAGCAATCTTTATTTACAACAAACCCTAAgactgattatattttaaaaaaatttgatgaatataaaatgtttatgaaaaagcCTGAA aaTCAAGATTTTTTGGTATGCTGCCAAACTAAACTTAATGAAA